A single region of the Pseudomonas sp. B21-023 genome encodes:
- a CDS encoding phage baseplate assembly protein V, protein MSYASAMHDRMLASLVIPCRVVAVDLAAAMVRVSDGSGWTSAWVRWHSQAAGKARHWRAPSLDEQGALISPSGEPAQGTFVPGLYGNAGPAPDNRDHVEVWRFDDGGSLVYDWQAKSYTIELPSGTVTVKVGASQAVLTDDAITALSSSITAQADTITLTGAVTVNGTLMVTGDINGGGRIIDTAGNTANHKH, encoded by the coding sequence ATGAGTTACGCATCCGCAATGCACGACCGGATGCTGGCCAGCCTGGTGATTCCCTGCCGGGTGGTCGCCGTCGACCTGGCCGCCGCGATGGTACGGGTGTCGGACGGCAGCGGCTGGACCAGCGCCTGGGTACGCTGGCACAGCCAGGCCGCCGGCAAGGCTCGCCACTGGCGAGCGCCAAGCCTGGATGAGCAGGGCGCACTGATCAGTCCCAGTGGCGAGCCTGCCCAGGGCACGTTCGTTCCAGGGCTGTACGGCAACGCCGGCCCGGCGCCGGACAACCGCGACCATGTCGAGGTCTGGCGTTTCGACGACGGTGGCTCCCTGGTCTACGACTGGCAGGCCAAGAGCTACACGATCGAGCTGCCCAGCGGCACGGTTACGGTGAAGGTCGGAGCCTCCCAGGCAGTGCTGACAGACGACGCCATCACGGCCCTGTCCTCGAGCATCACCGCCCAGGCCGACACGATCACGCTGACCGGCGCGGTCACGGTCAACGGAACACTGATGGTCACGGGCGACATCAACGGCGGGGGTAGGATCATCGACACCGCCGGCAACACGGCAAACCACAAACACTGA
- a CDS encoding phage portal protein, which translates to MSGRYLTLGRSGILVPERIKASYEGAAEGRRSSNWDAPDTGVNSLIMPALRNLRSRSRSAVRNDPYAANVIDKRVSNLIGTGITPHPQLLDKAVRKAMQVLWEDWVDEADADQLTDFYGLQALVARTVEQSGECFIRLRPRRLEDGYAVPLQLQCLAPEFVPHDKFELTRFGNVIRAGIEFNGMGRRVAYWCYRNHPSDKSALNVGYNQLVRIPAEQMLHVFEPLEPGQLRGVPRLAPVLKRLRSLDNFDDAVLFRQEVANLFAGFVRKPTPDGPPQIDPLTGAPVKYDRDGFTPMVGLEPGTMQELLPGEQVEFSDPPDAGNNYPDFMRQQLMAAAAGSGLPYELMTGDMQGVNDRAIRVVLTEFRRRLEQLQFQVYVHQLCRPVRKAWMDMAVLAGALDLPDYSQRRRDYQRTRWVPQGWAYIHPVQDVQSRTMEIAAGFASRSEVCLRGGTDAEVVDEENAADLARAKILGLTYSTLSAIDDDSDEKEKP; encoded by the coding sequence GTGAGCGGGCGTTATCTGACCCTCGGCCGCTCGGGAATTCTGGTGCCCGAGCGGATCAAGGCCAGCTACGAAGGTGCCGCCGAGGGACGGCGCTCATCGAACTGGGATGCGCCGGACACCGGCGTGAACAGCTTGATCATGCCGGCCTTGCGCAACCTGCGTTCACGCTCGCGCAGCGCGGTGCGTAATGACCCCTATGCAGCCAACGTGATCGACAAGCGCGTCAGTAACCTGATCGGCACCGGTATTACGCCGCATCCGCAACTGCTCGACAAGGCAGTGCGCAAGGCGATGCAGGTGCTGTGGGAAGACTGGGTCGATGAAGCTGACGCCGATCAGCTCACCGACTTCTACGGCCTGCAGGCGCTGGTGGCGCGGACGGTCGAGCAGTCGGGCGAATGCTTCATCCGCTTGCGCCCGCGGCGGTTGGAGGATGGCTACGCGGTGCCGCTTCAGTTGCAGTGCCTGGCGCCGGAGTTCGTTCCCCACGACAAGTTCGAGTTGACCCGCTTCGGCAACGTTATCCGCGCCGGGATCGAGTTCAACGGCATGGGTCGGCGGGTGGCGTACTGGTGCTACCGCAACCATCCCAGCGACAAGTCGGCGCTGAACGTCGGCTACAACCAGCTGGTGCGCATACCGGCCGAGCAGATGCTGCATGTCTTCGAGCCGCTGGAGCCGGGGCAACTGCGTGGCGTACCGCGCCTGGCGCCGGTGCTGAAGCGTCTGCGCAGCCTGGACAACTTCGACGATGCGGTGCTGTTCCGCCAAGAGGTGGCCAACCTCTTCGCAGGCTTCGTTCGCAAACCCACCCCGGACGGTCCGCCGCAGATAGACCCACTCACTGGCGCACCGGTGAAGTACGACCGTGACGGTTTCACGCCGATGGTGGGGCTGGAGCCCGGCACGATGCAGGAGCTGTTACCCGGTGAGCAGGTCGAGTTCTCGGACCCGCCCGATGCCGGTAACAACTACCCCGACTTCATGCGGCAGCAGCTGATGGCCGCTGCCGCCGGCTCGGGGCTGCCTTACGAGCTGATGACCGGTGACATGCAGGGTGTGAACGACCGCGCGATCCGCGTGGTGCTGACCGAGTTCCGTCGCAGGCTGGAGCAACTGCAGTTCCAGGTCTACGTCCATCAGCTGTGTCGGCCGGTGCGTAAAGCCTGGATGGACATGGCGGTACTCGCCGGTGCGCTCGACCTGCCGGACTACTCGCAGCGCCGCCGCGATTACCAGCGTACCCGGTGGGTGCCCCAGGGCTGGGCCTACATCCACCCGGTCCAGGACGTCCAGTCGCGCACCATGGAAATCGCCGCGGGCTTCGCGTCACGCAGCGAGGTTTGCCTGCGAGGCGGTACCGATGCCGAAGTGGTGGACGAAGAGAACGCCGCCGATCTCGCCCGGGCGAAGATCTTGGGCCTCACCTACAGCACGTTGTCGGCGATCGATGACGATTCCGACGAGAAGGAGAAACCATGA
- a CDS encoding phage tail protein: MVDQNSQFYAILTNVGAAKQANADALGIPWRITQMGVGDANGTDPTPNATQIALVNEWRRAPLNQLKVDDKDPSIIVAEQVIPADVGGRWIREIGLYDADGDLIAVANCAPTYKPLLSQGSGRTQVVRMNLIVSSSSSVQLKIDPSVVLATREWVTEELARQDFKHSAVAATTAAIVLSGLQTVDGVALEAGARVLVRNQAAAKDNGLYLVDAGPWVRCADADASAKVTPGMLVLIERGVANGDSAWQLVTDGPIALGVTGLAFEMAWGRTGVTAGTYRSVTVDRYGRVLGATNPTTVEGYGLTDVYTKAQVDQALAGKAPLASPNFTGVPTAATAPAGTDTNQLATTAFVLAALRALVGGAPGALDTVYELAAALGNDPNFAATMTSLIATKATKATTLAGYGITDAQPLAKLLSDFVASGGWGLGQKTPAYVMNANSAVTTGFYGAGGVGAQNFADVYSPLLVFCRGEQVVAQLQYTQGNYLAQRGSYDGGATWTLWSTGLRFGDYGIGGQHVSTETDLNKYLGGGKYITPGSGLVGLPSGWAQGRHSVDVTGGSSYCTQVITGLGANRGRIAIRTFDGASWQEQELVTPSNQVSFGVGQTWQDVTASRTWGTNYPNSTGKPIMAAITVRDTAGGSGNLSARLYAGGVIVGSCYMVGGSQTTLYGVVPPGALYQLQRDDSNDAIVTWAELRA; encoded by the coding sequence ATGGTTGACCAGAACTCACAGTTTTACGCCATCCTCACCAACGTGGGGGCGGCGAAGCAGGCCAACGCGGATGCCCTGGGCATCCCCTGGCGCATTACTCAGATGGGCGTGGGCGATGCCAATGGCACCGACCCGACCCCCAATGCCACCCAGATCGCCCTGGTAAACGAGTGGCGCCGGGCGCCGCTGAACCAGTTGAAAGTTGATGACAAAGACCCGTCGATCATCGTCGCGGAGCAGGTCATCCCGGCAGACGTCGGTGGCCGCTGGATCCGGGAGATCGGTCTGTACGACGCCGACGGTGACTTGATCGCGGTGGCCAATTGCGCGCCGACCTACAAGCCCCTGCTGTCCCAGGGCTCGGGCCGCACCCAGGTGGTGCGGATGAACCTGATCGTGAGCAGCTCCAGCAGCGTGCAGCTCAAGATCGACCCGAGCGTGGTGCTGGCCACCCGCGAGTGGGTCACCGAGGAGCTGGCCCGCCAGGATTTCAAGCACTCGGCGGTAGCTGCGACGACTGCCGCGATTGTCCTGAGTGGCCTGCAGACGGTTGACGGCGTAGCGCTGGAGGCCGGCGCGCGAGTGCTGGTCAGGAACCAGGCGGCGGCCAAGGACAACGGTTTGTATCTGGTCGACGCTGGCCCGTGGGTGCGTTGTGCCGACGCGGACGCAAGTGCCAAGGTCACGCCGGGGATGCTGGTGTTGATCGAGCGCGGGGTGGCCAACGGTGACAGCGCGTGGCAACTGGTCACCGATGGCCCGATCGCCTTGGGCGTTACCGGGTTGGCTTTCGAAATGGCCTGGGGCCGCACCGGCGTCACGGCGGGGACTTACCGTAGCGTCACGGTCGACCGCTACGGTCGGGTGCTCGGTGCCACGAACCCGACCACGGTCGAGGGCTACGGCCTGACCGACGTGTACACCAAAGCCCAGGTCGATCAGGCGTTGGCTGGCAAGGCGCCACTGGCAAGCCCGAACTTTACCGGCGTGCCGACTGCGGCCACGGCACCGGCCGGGACCGATACCAACCAGTTGGCTACTACAGCTTTCGTGCTTGCGGCACTTCGCGCCCTGGTCGGTGGTGCGCCTGGTGCATTGGACACGGTTTATGAGCTGGCTGCGGCGCTGGGAAATGACCCGAATTTCGCCGCAACGATGACTAGCCTTATAGCCACAAAGGCCACAAAGGCTACCACGCTGGCCGGCTACGGCATCACCGATGCCCAGCCCTTGGCAAAGCTGCTGAGTGACTTTGTAGCGAGCGGTGGTTGGGGGCTCGGCCAGAAGACGCCGGCCTACGTGATGAATGCCAACAGCGCGGTGACGACTGGGTTTTACGGCGCGGGCGGAGTGGGTGCCCAGAACTTCGCCGATGTGTATTCGCCGTTGCTGGTGTTCTGTCGTGGCGAGCAAGTCGTCGCGCAGTTGCAGTACACGCAAGGAAACTACTTGGCCCAGCGCGGTAGTTATGACGGCGGTGCAACATGGACCCTTTGGAGCACGGGCTTGCGGTTCGGTGACTACGGGATCGGCGGCCAGCACGTCTCGACGGAAACGGACTTGAACAAGTACCTGGGCGGCGGCAAGTACATTACGCCGGGGTCTGGCCTTGTGGGCCTGCCCAGCGGCTGGGCGCAAGGGCGTCATTCGGTCGACGTGACGGGCGGGTCCAGTTACTGCACTCAGGTCATCACGGGCTTGGGGGCTAACCGGGGGCGTATCGCTATCCGCACCTTCGATGGCGCGAGCTGGCAGGAGCAAGAGCTGGTGACCCCGTCGAATCAAGTGTCGTTCGGGGTGGGGCAGACTTGGCAGGACGTCACAGCAAGCCGTACATGGGGCACGAATTACCCTAACTCAACTGGCAAGCCAATCATGGCGGCGATCACCGTCCGCGACACGGCGGGTGGCTCGGGCAACCTGTCGGCGCGTTTATACGCCGGTGGGGTGATTGTCGGCAGCTGCTACATGGTCGGCGGCAGCCAGACCACGCTGTATGGCGTCGTGCCGCCGGGCGCGTTGTATCAGTTACAGCGCGACGATTCCAACGACGCAATTGTTACCTGGGCGGAGCTGAGAGCATGA
- a CDS encoding baseplate J/gp47 family protein yields MSAVDLSQLPAPQVLESLDFEGVYGEELQRFRQYMGDKWDALLESDPITKLLELGAYRRMQNRARVNDAAKALMLAYARGADLDQLAANVNLQRLIVQAEDLNAVPPVERVLEADDALRERVQLVYEGLTTAGPRNSYILHARNASGRVADATAESPAPAEVVVTVLDLEGEGLAPPELLETVRAYLSDDDVRPVADRLTVQAAEILPYRVEALLYKAGTGPENEAILAACKARLQAWVNPRRRLGLEVSRSGIDAQLHIDGVSRVELVGWTDIRPTKEQAAWCEEINVAWGG; encoded by the coding sequence ATGAGCGCAGTGGATCTATCGCAGCTCCCGGCGCCGCAGGTGCTGGAGAGCCTTGATTTCGAAGGGGTGTACGGCGAAGAGCTGCAACGCTTTCGTCAGTACATGGGGGACAAATGGGACGCGCTGCTCGAGAGCGACCCGATCACAAAGCTCCTCGAGCTGGGCGCATACCGGCGCATGCAGAACCGGGCGCGGGTCAACGACGCGGCCAAGGCCCTGATGCTGGCCTATGCCCGCGGTGCGGATCTGGACCAGCTGGCCGCCAATGTGAACCTTCAGCGGCTGATAGTGCAGGCCGAGGATCTCAATGCGGTGCCTCCGGTCGAGCGCGTCCTCGAGGCGGACGATGCGCTGCGTGAGCGCGTGCAGTTGGTCTATGAGGGGCTGACCACCGCAGGACCGCGCAACAGCTACATCCTGCATGCACGCAACGCCTCCGGGCGGGTGGCGGACGCAACAGCCGAGAGCCCGGCCCCGGCCGAGGTAGTGGTTACGGTGCTGGACCTGGAGGGCGAGGGCCTCGCGCCGCCGGAGCTGCTGGAAACGGTACGTGCTTACCTGAGCGACGACGATGTGCGCCCGGTGGCCGATCGGCTCACGGTCCAGGCCGCCGAGATCCTGCCGTACCGGGTCGAGGCCCTGCTTTACAAGGCCGGCACGGGACCAGAGAACGAAGCCATCCTGGCTGCATGCAAGGCTCGGCTGCAGGCCTGGGTGAATCCCCGTCGCCGGCTGGGCCTGGAGGTCTCGCGGTCCGGGATCGATGCGCAGTTGCACATCGACGGCGTGAGCCGGGTGGAACTGGTGGGGTGGACGGACATACGCCCCACCAAGGAACAGGCGGCATGGTGCGAGGAGATCAACGTGGCATGGGGTGGCTGA
- a CDS encoding head maturation protease, ClpP-related yields the protein MKPLMPFRIFNKVPSALKVEDQHWYKISAAAEGAANTEPAPIEIYIYGEIGGWGITANEFIKDLKAIDDGVSPVVVAFNTIGGDLFDGLAIHNALNRLGERCTARIDALAASAGSVAACGAHRLVMASNAMLMVHNPWTWTSGDAEDLRRVADVLDQTFEAIIAAYRAKAPDIDDVELRRMVNDETWLTAQEALALGLADEVGTGVEVKACLAQGAAMKRYRQTPQALLDQLADQTPDDDPATPPEVTPLDPAASTALALMITQGCAKAGISNLAETLIASTKLTDQATVQAALTRAKGVHDLCVAARLPELTAEYVNAGLEPEAVRARLFEKLVSTGKGFEIDNSLPPADDEPEKVKAQLPNPSSIWAARRQAANKGARP from the coding sequence TTGAAGCCTTTGATGCCATTCCGCATCTTCAACAAGGTGCCTTCGGCGCTGAAGGTCGAAGACCAGCACTGGTACAAGATCAGCGCAGCGGCCGAAGGCGCAGCCAACACCGAGCCAGCCCCCATCGAGATCTACATCTACGGAGAGATTGGTGGCTGGGGCATCACTGCGAACGAGTTCATCAAGGACTTGAAGGCGATCGACGACGGCGTGTCGCCGGTCGTGGTGGCGTTCAACACCATTGGTGGTGACCTGTTCGACGGCCTGGCCATTCACAACGCGCTGAATCGCCTTGGCGAGCGCTGCACCGCGCGTATCGATGCGCTGGCCGCCAGTGCCGGCAGTGTCGCGGCCTGTGGCGCCCACCGCCTGGTCATGGCTTCCAACGCCATGCTGATGGTGCACAACCCCTGGACCTGGACCAGCGGCGATGCCGAGGACCTGCGCCGCGTCGCTGACGTTCTCGACCAGACCTTCGAAGCCATCATCGCGGCATACCGGGCCAAGGCCCCGGACATCGACGACGTCGAGCTGCGGCGCATGGTCAACGATGAGACCTGGCTGACGGCTCAGGAAGCCCTGGCGCTGGGCCTGGCTGATGAGGTGGGCACCGGGGTCGAGGTCAAAGCCTGCCTCGCGCAAGGCGCAGCGATGAAGCGGTACCGCCAGACGCCGCAGGCGCTGCTGGATCAGCTGGCCGATCAGACGCCGGACGATGACCCAGCAACTCCACCTGAAGTAACCCCGTTAGATCCAGCAGCCTCCACGGCGCTGGCGCTGATGATCACCCAGGGCTGTGCCAAGGCCGGTATCAGCAACCTGGCCGAGACCCTGATCGCCTCCACAAAACTGACCGACCAGGCCACGGTGCAGGCCGCGCTGACACGGGCCAAGGGTGTCCACGACCTCTGCGTCGCGGCGCGTTTGCCCGAGCTTACAGCGGAGTACGTCAACGCCGGCCTGGAGCCTGAAGCGGTGCGAGCGCGCCTGTTCGAAAAGCTGGTCAGCACCGGCAAAGGCTTTGAGATCGACAACAGCCTGCCACCGGCCGACGACGAGCCGGAGAAGGTCAAGGCGCAACTCCCCAACCCATCCAGCATCTGGGCTGCCCGCCGGCAGGCCGCCAACAAAGGAGCACGACCATGA
- a CDS encoding head decoration protein has product MSNIQQEPVHAGEFLLSEGAGKISREAINIAAGPALVAGQLLGLVTATGEFAPYAPAAEDGTENAVCILFAPLGESDISRRGRAVVRLAEVTEALLTGVDADAEKSLAKQFIILR; this is encoded by the coding sequence ATGAGCAACATCCAACAGGAACCGGTCCACGCCGGTGAGTTCCTGCTTTCTGAGGGCGCGGGGAAGATCTCCCGGGAAGCCATCAACATCGCAGCCGGCCCGGCCTTGGTCGCTGGGCAGTTGCTCGGCCTGGTCACGGCAACCGGCGAGTTCGCGCCCTACGCTCCAGCGGCTGAAGACGGTACTGAAAACGCCGTTTGCATCCTCTTCGCCCCGCTCGGTGAGTCGGACATCTCGCGCCGGGGGCGCGCTGTCGTGCGGCTGGCCGAGGTTACCGAGGCGTTGCTGACGGGCGTCGATGCTGATGCCGAAAAGTCCTTGGCGAAACAGTTCATCATCCTGCGCTGA
- a CDS encoding phage tail protein I, which produces MKSLLPVNSTQLERAVEVATDELTDIPLRTLYNPDTCPAHLLYQLAWAWSVDRWDDTWSEAVKRSVIRSAFFVHAHKGTIGALRRVVEPFGYLIEINEWWEQVPPGTPGTFGLKIGVSNGGIDEETYRELGLLLDDARPVSRHLTALQISLETSGAFYVAGSLSEGDVLDVYPPVQRDIVVTGSIGRGGREHTIDTLDIAHG; this is translated from the coding sequence ATGAAAAGCCTGCTCCCCGTGAACAGCACCCAGCTGGAACGCGCCGTCGAGGTCGCCACGGACGAGCTGACCGACATCCCCCTGCGGACACTGTACAACCCTGACACCTGCCCAGCACACCTGCTGTACCAGCTGGCGTGGGCCTGGTCTGTGGACCGCTGGGACGACACCTGGTCGGAGGCAGTCAAGCGCTCGGTGATCCGTTCCGCGTTCTTCGTGCATGCGCACAAGGGCACCATCGGTGCGCTTCGCCGCGTCGTGGAGCCGTTCGGCTACCTGATCGAAATCAACGAGTGGTGGGAGCAGGTGCCACCCGGGACGCCGGGCACCTTCGGGCTGAAGATCGGCGTCTCGAACGGCGGCATCGATGAGGAAACCTACCGCGAACTGGGGTTGCTGCTGGATGACGCGCGCCCTGTAAGCCGCCACCTGACCGCCCTGCAGATCAGCCTGGAAACCAGCGGTGCCTTCTACGTGGCGGGCTCGCTGAGCGAAGGCGACGTACTGGACGTCTATCCGCCCGTGCAGCGCGACATTGTCGTCACCGGCTCCATTGGGCGCGGTGGCCGGGAACACACAATCGACACCCTGGACATTGCTCATGGTTGA
- a CDS encoding phage head-tail joining protein, with amino-acid sequence MAYTKADLATVERAIARGEKIVRYSDRTVEYRTVDELIKARDLIQSELVKAAGPRSRVVRVYHGGKGL; translated from the coding sequence ATGGCCTATACAAAAGCAGACCTCGCGACTGTCGAGCGGGCGATCGCGCGCGGCGAAAAGATCGTCCGTTACTCGGACCGCACCGTTGAGTATCGAACCGTCGACGAGTTGATCAAGGCCCGCGACCTGATCCAGTCCGAACTGGTGAAAGCCGCCGGGCCGCGTTCGCGCGTCGTGCGCGTCTACCACGGGGGCAAAGGCCTGTGA
- a CDS encoding GPW/gp25 family protein has protein sequence MIGMDRRTGQPVSGLGHLRQSIEDILTTTVGSRRMRPEYGCQLRRYVDLPVNEGWKSAVQAEVARALGRWEPRLQLERVRVLAVIDGKIDLQLTGTYLGDSAVLEVSA, from the coding sequence GTGATCGGCATGGATCGTCGAACGGGCCAGCCAGTCTCCGGCCTGGGGCATCTGCGGCAGTCCATCGAGGACATCCTCACTACCACGGTGGGCAGTCGCCGGATGCGTCCTGAGTACGGTTGCCAGTTGCGGCGCTACGTCGACCTGCCGGTGAACGAAGGCTGGAAAAGTGCGGTGCAGGCCGAGGTGGCCCGTGCCTTGGGCCGTTGGGAACCGCGGCTGCAGCTGGAGCGGGTGCGGGTGCTTGCGGTTATCGACGGCAAGATCGACCTGCAGTTGACCGGCACGTACCTGGGTGACAGCGCAGTCTTGGAGGTGAGTGCATGA
- a CDS encoding phage tail sheath family protein, whose protein sequence is MSGFFHGVTVTNVDTGARNIALPSSSIIGLVDTFTEGAGATAKANDLVLITSEREAVAAFGEGAAITKACRAIYTRAKAVIVACGVAKVEDAAEQTSAIIGGTKAGGQRTGLQALLDGKSRFNAQPRLLVAPKHSATHAVGTALVALADKLRGIAILDGPNTTDEAATAYAGEFGAKRAFLVDPGVQYWDTDASMTVNAPSSAWVAGLFAWTDREYGFWASPSNKEFVGITGTSRPIEFLDGDETCRANLLNNANIATIIRDDGYRLWGNRTLSSDPKWAFVTRVRTMDIVMDAILYGHKWAVDRSITATYVKDVTEGLQAFMRDLKNQGAIINFEVFADPELNTASQLEQGKVHWNIRFTDVPPAENPNFRVEVTNQWLTEVLDANA, encoded by the coding sequence ATGAGCGGTTTCTTTCACGGCGTCACCGTAACGAACGTCGACACCGGCGCGCGCAACATTGCGCTGCCGTCGTCCTCGATCATCGGCCTGGTCGACACCTTCACCGAAGGCGCAGGCGCCACGGCCAAGGCCAATGACCTGGTGCTGATCACCAGCGAGCGCGAGGCCGTGGCTGCCTTCGGCGAGGGCGCGGCGATCACCAAGGCCTGCCGCGCTATCTACACCCGTGCCAAGGCGGTCATCGTGGCGTGCGGCGTGGCCAAGGTCGAGGACGCTGCCGAGCAGACCTCGGCGATCATCGGCGGGACCAAGGCGGGCGGCCAGCGCACCGGCCTGCAGGCGCTGCTCGACGGCAAGAGCCGCTTCAACGCTCAGCCGCGGCTGCTGGTCGCGCCCAAGCATAGTGCCACCCACGCTGTCGGTACCGCCCTGGTGGCCCTGGCCGACAAGCTGCGTGGCATCGCCATCCTCGACGGGCCTAACACCACTGACGAAGCGGCTACGGCCTATGCTGGCGAGTTCGGCGCCAAGCGCGCGTTCCTGGTTGATCCCGGTGTGCAGTACTGGGACACCGACGCAAGCATGACGGTGAATGCCCCCAGCTCGGCCTGGGTCGCCGGCCTGTTCGCCTGGACCGACCGCGAGTACGGCTTCTGGGCCTCGCCGTCGAACAAGGAGTTCGTCGGCATCACTGGCACCTCGCGGCCGATCGAGTTCCTCGACGGCGACGAGACCTGCCGCGCCAACCTGCTGAACAACGCCAACATCGCCACGATCATCCGCGACGACGGTTACCGCCTGTGGGGCAACCGCACCCTGTCGAGCGATCCGAAGTGGGCCTTCGTCACCCGCGTGCGAACCATGGACATCGTCATGGACGCGATCCTCTACGGCCACAAGTGGGCCGTCGACCGCTCGATCACGGCGACCTACGTCAAGGACGTCACCGAGGGCCTGCAGGCGTTCATGCGCGACCTGAAGAACCAGGGGGCAATCATCAACTTCGAGGTGTTCGCTGACCCGGAGCTGAACACTGCCAGCCAGCTGGAGCAGGGCAAGGTGCATTGGAACATCCGCTTCACCGATGTCCCGCCTGCCGAAAACCCCAACTTCCGCGTCGAGGTCACGAACCAGTGGCTGACCGAAGTCCTCGACGCCAACGCATAA
- a CDS encoding major capsid protein — MAEIAIFQDDAFSVAALTAAINEQEYVPGRLAALGLFREEGVPTLTVQIEKDGDTLALVPAGERGTSGLVVGGSKRKLIPFNTIHLPQRFSIKADEIQGIRAFGTTTELQAVQAVVNKRLGKARSQLDATHEYHRMGAVNGQVLDADGSSVLLDIYKTFGVSRQTLSMGLNDPNTNIQAQCVDALDMQEDALGNVTTTGARAFCGKTFWKKLIAHPSVVETYKGSQQAAALRGDGREGFEFGGISWERYRGKVGGKAYVSDDEARLVPEGVSDLFLSIYAPADYIETVNTEGLPYYSKIEEMPFGKGIDGEAQSNPLHICTRPRTVIRLTL; from the coding sequence ATGGCTGAGATTGCCATTTTTCAAGACGATGCCTTCAGCGTTGCGGCCCTGACCGCCGCCATCAACGAGCAGGAGTACGTGCCGGGCCGTCTGGCCGCCCTCGGCCTGTTCCGCGAGGAGGGCGTACCGACCCTGACCGTTCAGATCGAAAAGGACGGCGATACGCTGGCCTTGGTTCCTGCAGGTGAACGTGGGACCTCTGGCCTTGTGGTCGGCGGCAGCAAGCGCAAGCTGATCCCGTTCAACACCATCCACCTGCCGCAGCGCTTCTCGATCAAGGCCGACGAGATTCAAGGCATTCGTGCGTTCGGCACCACCACCGAGCTGCAGGCTGTTCAAGCGGTAGTGAACAAGCGCCTGGGCAAGGCCCGGAGCCAGCTAGACGCCACCCACGAATATCACCGCATGGGGGCAGTCAATGGCCAGGTGCTGGACGCCGATGGCTCGTCGGTGCTGCTGGACATCTATAAAACCTTTGGCGTCTCCCGACAGACGCTGTCGATGGGCCTCAACGATCCGAACACCAACATCCAGGCTCAGTGCGTCGACGCGTTGGATATGCAGGAAGACGCGCTCGGCAATGTCACCACGACTGGCGCGCGAGCGTTCTGTGGCAAGACGTTCTGGAAGAAGCTGATCGCTCATCCTTCGGTGGTCGAGACTTACAAGGGCAGCCAACAAGCTGCAGCCCTGCGGGGTGATGGGCGAGAGGGTTTCGAGTTCGGCGGCATCAGCTGGGAGCGCTATCGCGGCAAAGTGGGCGGCAAGGCCTACGTGTCCGATGACGAAGCCCGCCTGGTGCCCGAAGGCGTCTCGGATCTGTTTCTGTCGATCTACGCCCCGGCGGACTACATCGAGACCGTCAACACCGAGGGCCTGCCGTACTACAGCAAGATCGAGGAGATGCCTTTCGGCAAAGGTATCGACGGTGAGGCGCAGTCCAACCCGCTGCACATCTGCACCCGCCCCCGTACCGTCATCCGCCTGACGCTCTGA